One Penaeus monodon isolate SGIC_2016 chromosome 42, NSTDA_Pmon_1, whole genome shotgun sequence genomic window, GACCGGTGCCTCTAAAGTGAATTTTTTAAAGCTCGTGTTCTTGTTTCTTAGTGTTTTATTTTAACGTTGTGTTCTAGCtcttttagtgtttgtgttttaacGTTCTTAGTTCTTatagtgttttaatgtttttatgttcTGTTCTTTCGGTGTTTTAACGATTTTTTGTTCCGTGTTATTTTACTCTTTTGGTGTTTTAATGTCTCTTAATAAACGAGATTTGTGAAAAGTTTTGTCATATGCCCTCGCAGCTGTACGCTGTGAATTGGAAGAACAAGTATTTAAGGGTTGTAAGCCGGGCTGAACGGCAGATAGTCATTACGGCAGTGAATAGTCAAAACCTCGGCATCATATTGCGTTTGGGGAGTTATTCCCCCCCGCACACGTCTCCTCTCGGCTGAAAGCACGCTTACCGAACTCTCGCACACTACACTtgtactcctcctctctctttctcacacacactcacacctactgtccctcctttcctcacaccCTTCCCTTACACTACCATCTCACCACACGAACATTTACGTTCCCATACGTtaactaaatgggtggtggcagtgagtaTTCATCTTAAGCTTTACGAGAGATTCTTTTATGTTACCGATCACTACAGGGGcaacagaaggggagggggagggggaggggagggggtgggggcaggggccaaggaaggggagggcgaagaggggcAAGGTGTAATCTGTAAGTCTACGTGTGTGAAAGGTAACCTTGGAAATAAATGTATGAACCGAGGGATAAGCGCAGATAAATGACGCCTAGGTGCTGACACCCGCTGCACTAGTTCCATAAAATGCAGTGGGATTGGAAGGAAGGTTGCAACAAAAACATATCAAACGCAATAAAAGACAGCTGCATCAATATACACTAGTTCATGCTGCACAGAAGGAATACATGAAGTTCCATATCAGCCATAAATGAAATAATCAGTTCTTGGATCCTAATTTGATTATTTAGTATTtcaaaactgaaatgaaaagggtgggggggggggaaaaattccggAATTAAAAATGAGAAATTAGTCcctaagattttaaaaaataataaaagtataccaaaagatttttaaaatatgtaaataaaaagggaaaatgtacttCGAAATAAAGAGCAAGTGTCACTAAAGCAAATTACTTACTAAATATCATAAACGAAGTAGCCCGGAATGCAGCAGCCAGAACAACAGAAGCTGTGATTTTAAAGAGAGGGACGAAGACGACTGCAAACATGATGGCCATGAGAGTGAACGCAGCTTGGCTCCATGGCAATGCTGCGCTGGTGTCCCTGTCTTCGGCGTAGTAATCCGTGACCATTTTCTTTGacgtgggaaggagagaaatgagggcGGTTGGtttggaaagagggaagggaagggagaacgggggatggggaggatgagcGGGAAGGGAAGAAAGTGCAGCGAGAAtaaaatggaagaagggaggaggaggaggagagagggagagggaaccgGCTGAAGGTAATTCATACAAATCATTCCTTTAACTTTTCAACCTTACCTAAGCTCCCCATCATCTGTTTACCTCCCATCATCTCTACACCGAAATCTCTTGAGACATTACTTAATctaataggggggagggggtaatctcAAACGTAGTTAACTTTCCTCCATGGGACGTCATTACTTCCTCTGTGCTAAttagaactaaaaaaaataacactaacataTAATTCTACTGCCAACTCTCGGACCGAATCGGACTGCATGGTCATGGATCCGTCCGTTTCCTTCCCGGCATCGGCATCGTCTTCATcaaacatctgaaaaaaaaaaatctttttgagaTTCAATCTCGTAGGAACAGAGACATGTAATGTGTAATATGGCTATAATAATTCCTCTTGAagtgaaaaaatatagaatatctaAAAGGATATATTATTCGAGGATTTTACCAAAATCAAGGTCCAGGACAGTAATTCTGAACATCTTAACTcttgcatctattttttttttttttttttttttttttgcaagtgttGAAACGGAGGATGCGGTGAAGCTAGATCACTACCACCAAAGCAACAGACACCGGTTGACCTGGAAGCTACCCTTGGGAAGTTACTTGGGTGAAGGAATACCAAGCATGAGGGCAAGTGGATGGGCAGATGACCTATTCCTCGCCTCTTAAGATCAAGTCAGTTCATGCCGTGGCACAGTGGTCcaagaaagccatttcttggccaAATAAGAAAATGTCCTTATGGTGTAAGAATATGGTAAATGGAAGCCATACAGCGGATGTTATCATCGGTGTATTTTTTAATACGCAATGTGTCCATACTAAGATATTAAACATTAAAGTTTAATGAGGAAATTTTAGAAAAATCAAAATCGATAAGAATGATATACATGCGAAAGCTTcacaatataatatttgttatcatatAACAAAATGGTTgcatatttattgaatttatacatatactaatatcaaaaataacaccaaatatctacacgagataggtcgaggtgtgtgtttgtgcatagatGAACATTGCCGCAATAATTTAAACTCTGAAAAGCAAGTAACTAGGTGCCACAATCCGCCACCGTTCAATTGCGAACACATTTTGTGATGGAAGTTTTGAATTTCCCACCAAGCGCCATGTTATGGATACCCCGTATCATCAAGCGAATGTTCACAGGCGCGTTTTCTATGCCGGTAGCAGGTGCTCACCTCCCCTGAGGTATCATCACgattttcttcagtattcaacaatcttgtccaaggtatgaattgtatggattgtatgaatatatctggAATGGAAATTACCTGTATTTgccaaatatttatcattatttgtaaagttcttatacggtccgatatttgaatattttataatagtttcccctatattttctctgaaataaagaaaacttgtATAAAGAGTAACTAACATTTATTCCTTGGTTGATGTTTACccaacttattattttatttttttttttttttactgatggaAAGAGTAActagaagaataattataacaaaatatctggcagaaagtaaagaacaaacttttgacagtttaacaaacaaattaaaaatcatcaagctgTCAATAATCATCGTACTATGAAGGaatcaaggaaaaaatatttgcgagATGAATATCTTAGACGCTGGACTAAAGAAGTAGGAGAGCAGAGAACGAATTTGATATAATGCAGACTGAGAGgaccaaaaggaggaaaacagaggagTTGAGGAAGAACTGTTCAGGAGATCAGCTTGCCTATGCTGTGCAAATGAAACTGTGGGAGTGTGGGAAAAAGGCTGCTGCTAAATTATGTAAAGAAGCTACTCTCACGTCTCCAACTcgaccaacaaaaatattaaataaggtaAATTCAGAGTCGCAGCatcagtggacatcgagcagctgaagaagggcctctcctctcctcccctctctccctgcggtgaatcggtccttacttggacgatacagagagaagggaggagcggttccggcaagggtggcggacggggcgcagcggctggagccgagcaacgccaagagagtcaccatgacctctcggtcgtgtggcttttgcatgggcggattaaagagatgtaccgcgccggtcccatgcaatttcggcctcggctcttacgcgttaccggacggtgacgcgccccccattgtttgatgccacgatgctatgtgcttgcatgtagcttcgtgccatcctaccctactctttcctatacgaattttcggcattaggataactctgtgcacaccttctggtgaactggaccccatcttcgagcgcttgctcggacgtgggcagacctttacctcccgcaggggagggtgtgtctggggggccttagaaggcctgccttacggttttcatagagttgccattctttagctagggactggtctggcagaccatctgatgactgccactctttctttcgaatagggcgataggcaggtagaagccccctttgtcaggccttcagccaggttctgtctaatagcagctgctagacagaacattaagttcccgtcctgtgataggaagtccCTGGATAAAAGtcagtttctctccctcactgtgatgaaatagtctgtggttggctacttcagagggatgaaggaacttactggaacaggtacaggtcccctcttctctcactaaggtgaaacagcctttgggtgtttcagagaaaagagggattcactttgaaaaagggtacaggtcctctcca contains:
- the LOC119598972 gene encoding uncharacterized protein LOC119598972, producing the protein MFDEDDADAGKETDGSMTMQSDSVRELAVELYKMVTDYYAEDRDTSAALPWSQAAFTLMAIMFAVVFVPLFKITASVVLAAAFRATSFMIFSPATMAKIVGSEGYIYYAQILVKHYVGFGPFFTLFTNPFEAIPKLLNL